From the Mus musculus strain C57BL/6J chromosome 10, GRCm38.p6 C57BL/6J genome, the window CGGGCTCCAGGAGTTCTTCAGATGGTCTCTCTAGCCATGGTACAGTACCTGTTGAAGGACCGGAGCCAGATCATTTTACAGACCCCCGAGCAGGAGGGCCCTGATGGACTCTCTCCATGGTATAAACCTATAGTGCCCTGGGTGTAGCAGCCTTGGGAGTCGGTGAGCTATACATATGGAGTAATACAGAGTTTATTCTGTACTGGTGTCTGATAACGTCTACTATCCCTGGATTCTAAGAGACACCAAGTAAAGGTGCTCCTGTTATCTCTGGGGATGACCTCTCCGATGAGGGCCACCTAAGCCTATAGTAGGCTCAGAATTCTAGATTTAGCTATATTCCTGGACACCACCTAGCCAGGGAGCTGCTTTAGTTTGGGCAATTGCCCAACCTGGCCAGTCTTAGCAATATGTGTTGAGGTCTGCCTTCACCTGCCTCATCCCCTCTGGAGATGTCAATGCCACAGGGtgaacctcctgagtgctgtgccCTTATTGGCTGTTTGTGCTGCTCTGGGGACATTTGAGATGAGGCTAAGCAGGGCTCAGAGTTTGTTCAGCTGAGGTGACGTagcctgtgtttgtgttttctccagccaggccccctGCCTggatgcctgtttccattcttacaTGAGAAAGAATGTGGGTCCCAGTCCCAGGCCCTGCTGCTTCCAGGGAGGTGGGGAACCACCCGCCACCCGAGcatcttcccagacattccttcctTCTGGACCTCTAGATGCCCCCTGGCTCACCCTTCCTCGAAGCTCCCAACAAGCCCACAAACCCCTACTTCTTCAAGGTCCCAACTGTCACCCTGCTTCTTGTCGCAAAGGCAGGAGTTAAAGGAAGGGCTCCTGGGCAGTCCTTACAAGGAGCTCACACTCCGAAGGCCCACAGGTCACCTTTCTTTCTTGAACCTCTGTGATTAGTGGGAACTCTGAGAACACCCTTGGTCTCAATGTGGGGTCCATGGGTAGAGAATCTGGACCCCCCTACTTCTTATATCTGGGGAGTTTTCTTTGCCTCTTGCTCAGGGCTTGAAGGGGACTCTAACTTAGCCCAGACACTTCCTGGATCAGGCTGCAGTGAGGAGCAGAGGGGACATTGGGGAGCCTGTTGTGGAAGGGGTATGCCCTTAGCCCCACTAGCTCCTGTAAACGATGCCCAGCCTCAGCTCCAGGAGTTGGCACACAGCTCCCTTTTGGCCTACACCAATGCTTTATACACAAGCCCGAAGCACATGAACCTATGACGTAGAGAGATGTGGCTTTGCCCATGAGCCCGGATAACTTGGGGTCCTGCTGAGGGGGGTGCAGCTCCTGCCTTTCTCTTATCGAGGACTGCTGGCAGTACTCACCTGGACCAGAGCAGCCCGTGTCCAGGACAGAATCGTGAGACAGAACCACTCTGAGAAGCTTGGTTCTCACATGCACCACAAATACTCAAGACTTCCCTGGGCCTACATGCTGTGAGGTCAGGGTCAGCAGCTGCATGGGCTGGCTATCTGGGGCTGGACCTGGCCTACCTTGGGAGGAGGTCCGTAGCCATTTGAACATCAGATCCACCTCTTCCTCTAGGAGTCCTTGAAGGGACTGTGGGGTCCCTCAGGTCAGCTCCTGCTCTGTTCCTTAACCCTTCTCAGAGCTTGCGTTGCCTTGTCCTTGGTGGCTCTCGGTTTCTTCAGCtcatctgtctgtccctctgactgctcttcccatgACTAGTGTCCCTTAGAGCTACGTTCCACTACTGTGGGGAGGCTATGAGTCAGATATGTTGTACTCGAAGCCACCCTGACTGACCTCCATGTTGTGTCCTGGTGCACAGCCCCTTTCTCTTGTCACCTCTACACCTAGGATTCCACTAGAACAGTAGCTCTCAACACCACCTGAGGTGAGCTGTTCCTAAGTCCTGAGCACCCACAGGCTGCCAAGCCCATGAAATGAATCTGAGATGCTCCCAAacggaattttattttatattatttcattttgtttgtttgtttgtttatttatttatttttgagacagggtttttctatgtagccctagctgacctggaactcactctgtaggccaaactggcctagaactgagaaatcagcctgcctctgcttcctgagtgctgggattaaaggcacgcacctcCATGGCCTGGCTCCTGAACTAAAATTTTAAGTGTTATTAACTTATTTAATAAAGTAAGCTAATTAGTTAATGTGACTTTTATTAGTACTTGATTAATCGGCCTGTGTGGCTGAGACTGGTTTGCTTGACATTCTCCTAGAGGCTGTGCTGGCCTAGTCTGAGGGATTGGGCTCCTGGTAGTTCTCAGGTTGGCAGAGTAGGTTGAAGATTTGGGTCTGGGGCCTGCAGCCTCCCAAGGCTAACACTGGGTCTCAGCTGAAAGATTGGGAAGGAGTGGTTACCTATGGGCTGCTTTGCTGACACCAGACTCtctgcttttccttccttccaggtGGAGTGTCATCTTGGCCCGCCAGTTCCCATGAGGACCTGGGCAACATGGTGCCCACTGGCCAGGTGGCAGAAAAGCAGGCATACGAAGAGCCCAGGCAGGACCACGAACTGAAATCCTGGCGATGCCTGGTGTTCTATCTCTGCTTCTTCGGCTTCATGGCCCAGTTGCGTCCTGGGGAAAGCTTCATCACACCCTTCCTCCTGGAACGTAAATTCACCAAGGAGCAGGCATGTTGCTGAGCTATGAGGGGGTTGGGGAAGCAGCAgcatggggtgggagtggggttccCTGAGTTTGATATATGGGCAGCTGAGGCTGTGGGAGACTGGGTCGGATGTGTGTTTGGCTCTACCCAAACCCTCCACCTGCTGTGCTGAGCCCACAGAGAGCGTTGACTCTGATTCATGAACCCAGCCAGATAGTGAGACACTGGGTACACCTGTCCCTGCTTTGGGCCTGAGGAAGAATGTAACCCAAGGAGTGCCAGCTTCTACTACCAAACGGCTTGTTCATGCCCAGCCACGCCCCACCTTGCTTGGCACCTGCCTCCAGCAGGGACTTAGCTGTTTATGTAAAGAGATTATTGAAGGCATTTTCTTCTTACTCAGCCATGGGGACAGAGGGTCCTATTGAAAGTCTGCTAATGAGCTTAAGTCCAGGCAGACGTGGAGACGGTTTATTTTGTTGAACTTGCACCTCACACCATATAAGACAGGGCTGGACAAAGAAGGCAGAAGGGTGTGACTCCTTCTCACTCTGATTTGTAGCTTTTCTGCTTTTGGCGAACGGGTGCTGCTCACCATTACTGCTACAGGAACAAGCTTGCATATAGAACttctattataatataataataaaaaaaagtcctttCTGATTCGCAGCCGGTAATGTCATAGCCAcacatgaagacccaagttcaagccCCAGCACTTACATAAAAAActagctggggggcgggggggaggtgAAGGctagcagatccctggggctcacttgcCAGGCAGCCTAGCCACTgagccccaggtcccagtgacAAACCCTGCCTTGAGAAACAAGTAGATAAGCACCTGAAGAATACTCCAgcttccacatgtgtgcctacGCCTGTACACCCttgcacacacaaactcacacacatacacagatccCAGAGGTTAAGACGTCTGCCAGGCCTTACCTGTCACTAGGAGACGATGGTCACAGGTACTGTTCACAAGCTGGACACTGAGTCCCCTCCATTTCTCTCCTGGATGGGGGGCTCCTGGCAGCCCCAGTGCATTGCTGCTATCCCTGAGAATGCATGCCTTTCTCGTTGCTCTGCAAGCCAGGCACTGGCCAGGTTAGCCATCTTCTGAGACTTTCCCTGTTCTGAGTCGGTGAAGGTCCTCGTGGTCTAGGTCTGCCTGGTTCTTTCCATTTTAGCTGTGGCTCTTGGGAACCATGCTGTTTCCTGATGCTCGTGCCTTGCCCCACTCAGGTCTAGCCATCCTTCCCGGCTCTCTTGACACAAGCCTGCTGTGTCAGAGCAGGCCTCCTGTTCTGTTATGAGCAACCGATCCTGTACTCATAGTGTGACCTTTGCCCTGTGCCCTCCTGCATCTGGATCAGGGCTCAGCTCTGTACTGAACAACCAACTGGGATGCTCTGATGCCTGTGGATTATTGGGCAGTGCTGGGCTTAGGTGGCAGGAAGAGAGCTTATACCAACTGGTTGGCTACCTGACACATCCTCCACTTTCCAGAGACCTTTTTATAGATGTCTCTTCCCCAGTAACCTTCTAAGTAGGACCCAGGTTACAGCCCAGCACAGAGACACCCCTACCCCtcaccccttcacacacacacacacacacacacacacacacacacagcccctcaATCCCTTAACTGAGCTAGAATCAAGTCAAGCAGGCCAGGAACTTCAGGTTGTTTACAGCCTGAGTCCTCCCTGGTGCGGAAGATCTTTGGAATGTCCTGGCAAGGCTGGATCATTGTGGAAGGGACCTTGAGTGCTTAGGGTTGTTAGGATTATTTGGGGTGAAACTTGATCTCTGTGGTGCACAGGATCAGGAGGAGTCACTAGGTAGGAAAGAAGGAATCTCTTGATTCTCTGATTCTCTGGAGCTTCTATGTGTATTGGCCCTCCTACTTCCCTCCTGAGCCTCAGTCTCTGAGGTCTGATTCATCAGCTGCCCAAGCCCAAGGTAGCCTGTGGGTGGCCTGGGGCAGCCTGCACTTGGCCTAGGGGTGCCAGCAGTCCATTTGGGCTTGGCATGTCCCTTCTATACTGACCCACGCTCTGTTCGGGCTCTTTAATTTTCCATACCACTGGGCTGGCCGTGGTATCTGCTGGTTTCTGGGGCCAGTGGGTCCTTTCCAGTCAGGTTGATGGTTGCTAGTGGTTGGGCAGAGTTAGCACTAGGGTGTGAATGGTTGGTCACACTAGGTTGTGAGTCAGTATGACCTGAAGtcccagtctctgggagcccaggAGGTCCCATCTGGCTCCCCTGTGTGCACATTAGCTGGATCTAAAATGAGGTCTAAAGGAGCCTCTGCTGAAACTGATTTTGGCCTAAGAGGAGATTCCAAGCATGTCCACTACCCAGGGAGAGAGGTCAGGAGGACATAATGGCTTCACAGGGATGGAGGCTCTCCCTACAGAGCATCCCTGGGGCCTGAGGCACCTGGCTTGGCCTGCCCACACTGCTAGTGGGCCTTGGCTTCCTTAGCAAGAGCCAGGTGAGGGTGGCTACCAGAAGCTGGCCTTAATAAAGGCCACGAAGGTTGGATTCCACAGGCAGCATGCCCGGTTCTACCTAGTGAGGTGGGCTGGAGGAATGGCCTCGTCCTCTTGCtggccttccctccctcctgtgcGTCCTCCCTAGCTGTCTGTTGTGCTCCCCCCATACCCACTTCTGTTTCCATCCTCCTGTAATAGGGATTGAGGAAACCGGGGTTGGTGTCTACTGCTCTTTGTACTCTTCTCTACCTAGGTTTAAGATGAGTGcaggggccggtgagatggctcagcagataagagcactgactgcttttctgaaggtcctgagttcaaatcccagcaaccacatggtggctcacaaccatccataataaaatctgatgccctcttctggtgtgtctgaagacagctacagtgtacttacatatatagtaaataaataaatctttttttaaagaaaatgagtgTAAGTCAGAAAGCCTAGGATAAGGTAGTCCGCATGTAAATGAACGGTGGCTCCCCCCACAGTTTGACAGCTTCCTGTGAGTCACATGCCTGGGGTCTGCAGTTTCTCGGGCTGGAAACACTATCTCGGTTTCAAGGTTCATGTTGTGGTCGATCAGGGAGACGGGGGCAAGGTAGACTCTTGCATGCTCACTCTGAAGTACTCAGGGGAGCAGCCAAGTGTCATTAGTAACCAGCACCCGCCCGTCCACAGGTGACTAACGAGATCATTCCGATGCTGCCCTACTCCCACCTGGCTGTGCTGGTCCCGGTCTTCCTGCTCACCGACTACCTGCGATACAAGCCAGTCTTGGTCCTGCAGTGCCTGAGCTTCGTGTGCGTgtggctgttgctgctgctgggcaCATCTGTCGTGCACATGCAACTCATGGAAGTCTTCTACAGCGTCACCATGGCGGCCCGCATCGCCTACTCCTCCTACATATTCTCCCTGGTGCACCCCTCCCGCTACCAGCGCATGGCCAGCTACTCACGGGCGGCAGTACTGCTGGGAGTCTTCATCAGCTCTGTGTTGGGCCAGGCGCTGGTCACCGTAGGACATATAAGCACCTATACACTCAACTGTGTCTCCCTGGGCTTCATCCTCTTCAGCCtggtcctctccctctttctaaaGCGCCCTAAGCGGAGCCTCTTTTTCAACCGCAGTACGCTTGCGCGTGGAGCCTTGCCCTGTGAGCTGGATCAGATGCACCCGGGGCCTGACCGGCCAGAAACCAGGAAACTAGATCGCATGCTGGGCACTTGCAGGGACTCCTTCCTGGTGCGCATGCTAAGTGAACTGGTGGAAAATGCTCGGCAACCACAGCTGCGTCTCTGGTGCCTCTGGTGGGTCTTCAACTCTTCAGGCTACTACCTGATCACCTACTATGTGCATGTCCTGTGGAGAAGCACTGACAGCAGCCTCAGCTACAATGGCGCCGTAGATGCCGCCTCCACACTGCTGAGTATGCACCGGAGGGCCCTTGCTGGTCCCAGCTGGACCCCAGTGGGCCTGTAGTCCAGCCCTACCCCTTGCCCTGGGATAGACCACTAATGTAGACCGCCCTATCCCTTGCCCTACCCTGCCCGTGCTCCAGAGCCACCCTAACGCAGTCCATCTCTCCCATGAGTGCGCTTGCCCGAGCTCAGCCATGACTGAATGCCTCCTACCTCCCAGGCGCCATCACGTCCTTCTCCGCCGGCTTCCTGAGCATCCGCTGGACTCTGTGGTCCAAGCTGGTCATCGCAGGTGTGATCGccatccaggccagcctggttttctgTATGTTCCAGATCCGGGACATCTGGGTGTGCTACGTGACCTTTGTGCTTTTCCGTGGGGCCTACCAGTTCCTTGTGCCCATTGCCACGTGAGTGAAATGGTGTGGGAGGGGCTTCTGGAAGGTTCTGTTGGGGAGCATAAGGCAATGCAGGCAGATACGTGGGAGGCCTGACTGTCTAGACACTTTTGGCTGTGTCCACTACACTGCTTTCTCTAGGCCTCACAACCCCTATAAGGACAGAGCACACCCTGCAGTCTTAGTTCTCGCCCAACTCCGCCAGTCCTTTCTGAACCCCTATAGTGTTGCTGTCCCATAGACCACCTAAAGTTGACCAGCACCCCACCTTCTCCTCCCCttggagggcatcagatctcattacagatggttgtgagccaccatgtggttgctgggaattgaactcaggacctttggaagaacagtcagtgctcttagccgctgagccatctccccagcccctttccttccattttctaACCTGCACCCCCTCTTGCTGCCTTTGACCTGCCCCACTTCCTTTTCTGGACTTGACCTACTTGCTCTCCCAGCTCCTCTGAGCACTGCTTCAAAGCTGCCCGGAACGGACAGCAGGTGACCTCTTCCAGATCATACTAGCATACTTTACTTGAGACCCCACCCAGGCTGGTATGGAGGGCACACACACTATCATATGTGAGGACACACTCAGCTCATGCCAGGTAGGCCTCAAATATCCTCGCAGAGCTGGGCGTGATGGTACacaacctttaatcctagaactcaggaggcagaagcaggcagatctctgtgagttccagaccagccagagattcatggtgagaccttgtctaaaagaaatgaaaaataggcTCACAGACACATGCTCACATCACCAGAcagacaacacacaaacacacaccatccACTACATGTGCACTACACAGTCCATGTTTATACCATACATGTACATGGATCAGCATGCTGCCATAtataatacatgtgtgtgttttatatatgtgtgtgtgtatgtatatatatatatatatgtatatatatatatatgtgtgtgtgtgtgtgtgtatgtgtatatatgtgtgtatatatgtatgtgtgtatgtatgtatatgtatgcatgtgtgtttgtatatatacacacacaaatatatacacgtACATTTTTATATATCATAGGTTTCATATACCATATGTACTTAGCATTTGCACTGTGCatagcatacatacatgtgcccaCACCACATACAGACACTTGCCTTCTGGTACGTGCCACCTTTTGCCTGCCCACTGTCTACCTCTTCTGGGAAGAGCTtggctccttcctccctcccagggCTTCCTaacctgcctttcttccttcttggacTCCCTTCTCACATCCCCTGGTGACATATCCCTGCCCTGTGAGTTGAGAGCGCATTCCTGTTCCCAGTCTTCTGGAGTCAGTCTCTATAGGCATGTCCTCCTGCCCTGGGTCAGCTCTGATTGGCTGGTGGGTGCAtgtgggaggggagggcagtGCTATGCACAGGTGTGCTGGTTGGGGACCTTAGAGTTGTGTCTGTGGCTTAGCTCAATCTGGTGGTAGGGTTGTATGACTTGATACTTTGCTGTATTCCTGGGTAGATACAGGAGTCTCCctggcttgggttttgtttttttgctttttgggtttgttgttgttgttgatgatgatgatgatgatgataatgtgtCTAATTAGATGagatctcactatatagaccaagctgacctggcATCTTTTGCCTCCTGTGCTGTGATTAATGATGTCTGGCTGTCTTCTTACCCCTGCCCTACACGGTGAGTTTGatcacagtatttttttttaaaaatctcccagTTTTCAGATTGCGTCTTCCCTGTCTAAAGAGCTCTGTGCATTGGTCTTTGGGATCAACACTTTCCTAGCTACTGCGCTTAAGACCTGTATCACACTTGTGGTCTCTGACAAGCGGGGTCTGGGTCTCCAAGTCCGTGATCAGGTAAGCCCCCACTTGAGTGCCATGTCTTTGGGGGAGGGAAGCCCATCATGTGGTCATGGTGAGGGCCTCCTGGTGTGCTTCACTGTCAGGGGACAGAGACTGCAGGTCCATTGTCCCTGGAGTATGCAGAGTGTGGCCCACATTTGGAGCAGGAATTAAGACGATTGGACAGGCTCACGTTTCCAGGGGCACTGGATGTGGTGAAGTaagccattttaaaatatatatatatttctttatatagtaTTACATCTGCAGGTATActtacacaccagaagagggcaccagatctcattataaatgATTTCataaccaccatgtggttgtcgggaattgaactcagtacctctggaagaatagccagtgctcttagcctctgaaccatctctccaaccccgaaGTTAGCCACTTTTATCTATCCATGTGCCCCTACCCGCTCCTGTCCAGGTCCAGGTTGGACCTTTGGGACTTGGAGCCCTGGCTGGGCCTCCAAGGCTGGCTGAGTTGTTGGCCATTTCTGAGGAGCCTTCATCAGACCTTGTATGTCCTCACCTGGGCCTGGACCAATGACTTCGCATGGTTACAGCTCCTTAACTTTCATGTCACATCCCTATTGGTGATCGTCAAGACCTGATGGCCTTGAGCCCAGATTGGATGATGTCTGAAGTGTTCAAGTCCAGGAGGGAGCTAGGCAGAACCCCTTGGTTGGAGCTGGTATCAGATAGCATTGGCCTACCGGCCCCCCTTGGGATGCCCTCAGTTTTCTCACAACAGCCAGAGTTTTTCTTGTGTGTATCTGAGAAACCCCTCTGATGGGGGCAGCATGATGCAGGTACTAGCCACACAAGTATGGACTTGATAGTCAGCCCATGAGGAGGGATGATAACCAGGCTGGGTTACCACCTAGGCAACCTGTGAAAGCCTTTGGTTTCCCTGGGCCATAGGCCTGCAGGTTGGTGTgtgccatggaggagtgctgacATGCCAAGGGTTCCTAGATGGCACAGCCCTGTCATTGAAACTTGGTGTTAAGTCTGGTGGGCCAGTGAGGAGGCAGGTGGAGAAGGTGTTTCCGCATGCAGGAGCAGACCAGCATCTCACTAGGAACCGGCTGGGAGCATCTGAGGAGACACGTGAAGTGAGGGCGCAGTCCTGCCATGTAAAGCTTGAACTTGCCTCCAGCTTGCCAAAATCTCTCAGTGCAGACTTCCTGCAGACTGAACCCAGGACAGTCAAGTCTGTCTGTCCTCAAAGAGTAGGGGCTCCTAAAGAGGAGGGGGCTGTCCAAAGAAACCTCCGGGGGAACCCAATTGCCCCCAGCTATAGTGTACTAAACATGTGATTTGTCTTTTAGTCACTGACTTCTAAGGACACTGTGTTCTCTTCTGTCCCCTTCTTCCTCCATAGCTGCCTCTTGTTCAGCCTTTGGCTGCCTAGTGGGTGGGGCCTGGGAGACTCTTTGGAGACTGGTGCTGCCCTGTGTTGCCCCTGTTCCGTTCCAGCTGCCCCGCATAGACCCCCTTGCTAGTGTGCTTTAGTGGAGTGGGGTAAGAGGCTCAGTAGGAAGGGGTCTGGGTCAGCTCTTTCCCAAAGGGCTGGCCACAAGAGAACTTCTCTTCTTGAGGGTGCCTGGTCAGTCCTAGTCATTGGCACAGACTATATCCAGGGGTCCCCTGAGGATCAGGAGTATTCTGACCCTTATCTCCTGCTTTGCACAGTCAAATTTCGAGATGTATACTGACGTTTCTCTGGCTGGTTTTCTTTCCAGCATTGTGTCTTGTTCATAGTCAAAAGAGATGCAGtctcctgctctgtcctctcaTGCCTCATCCTGAGTTGGGAGACAGGCTAGGGCAGGAGTCCGGGCAATGGGAGCAGAACCAAAGACCACTGAGAAGCAGGGTGGAACCTGGGGACTGTGGGTAAGAGCCAGCCTGGATttgctgaggttttttttttaaagtttggtttTATTTGCATCCAGTTTAAGAAACCATGCAGAGAGATTCAGGGTCACATTTCTTTAGCACAGTGTCATAATCcggatattgatttttttttttcagtcaaaatCCAGAACATTTCATCCCTTCGGGGACCCTTGgaatctgtcttagggtttcattgctatgaagagacaccatgactgaggacatttaattggagctggcttacaggctcagaggttcagtccattatcattatggcaggaagcatggcagcatccagg encodes:
- the Slc19a1 gene encoding reduced folate transporter isoform X2; this encodes MVPTGQVAEKQAYEEPRQDHELKSWRCLVFYLCFFGFMAQLRPGESFITPFLLERKFTKEQVTNEIIPMLPYSHLAVLVPVFLLTDYLRYKPVLVLQCLSFVCVWLLLLLGTSVVHMQLMEVFYSVTMAARIAYSSYIFSLVHPSRYQRMASYSRAAVLLGVFISSVLGQALVTVGHISTYTLNCVSLGFILFSLVLSLFLKRPKRSLFFNRSTLARGALPCELDQMHPGPDRPETRKLDRMLGTCRDSFLVRMLSELVENARQPQLRLWCLWRHHVLLRRLPEHPLDSVVQAGHRRCDRHPGQPGFLYVPDPGHLGVLRDLCAFPWGLPVPCAHCHMRSHYIDQADLASFASCAVINDVWLSSYPCPTRSVSTSYTS
- the Slc19a1 gene encoding reduced folate transporter isoform X1, which produces MVPTGQVAEKQAYEEPRQDHELKSWRCLVFYLCFFGFMAQLRPGESFITPFLLERKFTKEQVTNEIIPMLPYSHLAVLVPVFLLTDYLRYKPVLVLQCLSFVCVWLLLLLGTSVVHMQLMEVFYSVTMAARIAYSSYIFSLVHPSRYQRMASYSRAAVLLGVFISSVLGQALVTVGHISTYTLNCVSLGFILFSLVLSLFLKRPKRSLFFNRSTLARGALPCELDQMHPGPDRPETRKLDRMLGTCRDSFLVRMLSELVENARQPQLRLWCLWWVFNSSGYYLITYYVHVLWRSTDSSLSYNGAVDAASTLLSAITSFSAGFLSIRWTLWSKLVIAGVIAIQASLVFCMFQIRDIWVCYVTFVLFRGAYQFLVPIATFQIASSLSKELCALVFGINTFLATALKTCITLVVSDKRGLGLQVRDQFRIYFIYFLMLSITCFAWAGLDGLRYCQRGRHQPLAQAQELRSPLETSVQAISLQDGDLRGPQPSAPQLLSEDGMEDDRGDLRVEAKA